The Salvelinus namaycush isolate Seneca chromosome 28, SaNama_1.0, whole genome shotgun sequence genome contains a region encoding:
- the LOC120023695 gene encoding MAPK/MAK/MRK overlapping kinase-like isoform X3 produces MKKLNPHPNIIQLHELIFDKESGTLSLVCELMEMNIYEYIRGRQQPLPESKIRHYMYQLCKSLDHMHSNGIFHRDVKPENILIKHDVLKLGDFGSCRSLHSKPPYTEYISTRWYRAPECLLTDGYYSHKMDMWSVGCVFYEIISLSPLFPGTNELDQVTKIHDVLGTPDSSLLQKFRQSRAMRFDFPPRKGSGISRLIPNCSAPSLSLLYQMLAYDPEERIGSRAALQHAYFRELRLAERRADSLHRAIGTVEGGQSSGTPNSVDHVWRMARQGRRQHNIKHVAEPRIRRNAQHYPVELPKLNVVVPAPQITYPGTALTITHRGSPLPVITSKKCHLRLAKPRDESYCSAFKTYYMPPLDRKRGGC; encoded by the exons ATGAAGAAACTGAACCCTCACCCCAACATCATTCAGCTGCATGAATTGATATT TGACAAAGAATCAGGGACCCTGTCCTTGGTATGTGAGCTGATGGAGATGAACATCTATGAGTACATACGAG GGAGGCAACAACCTTTGCCAGAAAGTAAAATCAGACACTACATGTATCAACTTTGCAAGTCACTCGATCACATGCATAG CAATGGGATCTTCCACCGTGATGTTAAGCCAGAGAACATTCTAATCAAA CATGATGTGCTCAAACTAGGAGACTTTGGCTCATGCAGGAGTTTGCACTCCAAGCCCCCCTACACAGAGTACATCTCCACCCGCTGGTACAGAGCCCCAGAGTGCCTCCTTACAGACGGCTATTACTCACACAAGATGGACATGTGGAGTGTAGGATGTGTTTTCTACGAGATCATCAG TCTCAGCCCTCTGTTTCCGGGTACCAACGAGTTGGATCAGGTGACCAAGATCCATGATGTTTTGGGTACACCTGACAGCAGTCTTCTTCAAAAATTCAGGCA GTCTAGGGCGATGCGTTTTGACTTCCCTCCACGGAAGGGCAGTGGGATCTCTCGGCTCATCCCAAACTGTTCTGCGCCCAGTCTGTCATTGCTCTACCAGATGCTGGCCTACGACCCAGAGGAGCGCATTGGCTCACGAGCGGCGCTACAACACGCCTATTTTAGAGAGCTACG GCTGGCAGAGAGGAGAGCTGATAGTCTGCACAGGGCCATTgggactgtagagggaggacAGAGCAGTGGGACCCCCAACTCTGTGGATCACGTGTGGCGCATGGCCAGACAGGGCAGGAGGCAG CACAACATAAAGCATGTTGCCGAGCCTCGGATCAGACGCAACGCCCAACATTATCCAGTGGAATTACCAAAGCTCAATGTGGTAGTGCCTGCACCCCAGATCACCTACCCTGGTACAGCTCTTACCATCACTCACCGTGGGTCCCCCCTTCCAGTCATCACGTCAAAAAAGTGCCACTTGCGGTTGGCTAAG CCAAGGGATGAGTCCTACTGCTCTGCTTTCAAGACCTACTACATGCCTCCTTTGGACAGGAAACGTGGTGGCTGCTGA
- the LOC120023695 gene encoding MAPK/MAK/MRK overlapping kinase-like isoform X1 yields the protein MYYTNWLVGVKNRACIRKANKTHSIDWKSFMDIYNNTTSYNRNRSELILSKLLWKKDYKIIKKIGEGTFSEVVKAQSLKDGKYYACKTMKQSLSSLEQANNLREVQAMKKLNPHPNIIQLHELIFDKESGTLSLVCELMEMNIYEYIRGRQQPLPESKIRHYMYQLCKSLDHMHSNGIFHRDVKPENILIKHDVLKLGDFGSCRSLHSKPPYTEYISTRWYRAPECLLTDGYYSHKMDMWSVGCVFYEIISLSPLFPGTNELDQVTKIHDVLGTPDSSLLQKFRQSRAMRFDFPPRKGSGISRLIPNCSAPSLSLLYQMLAYDPEERIGSRAALQHAYFRELRLAERRADSLHRAIGTVEGGQSSGTPNSVDHVWRMARQGRRQHNIKHVAEPRIRRNAQHYPVELPKLNVVVPAPQITYPGTALTITHRGSPLPVITSKKCHLRLAKPRDESYCSAFKTYYMPPLDRKRGGC from the exons ATGTATTACACAAATTGGCTTGTTGGTGTGAAAAATAGAGCATGCATTCGCAAAGCAAACAAAACGCATAGTATCGACTGGAAAAGCTTCATGGACATATATAACAATACAACGTCGTACAATCGAAATAGATCTGAGCTCATTTTAAGCAAGCTTCTTTGGAAAAAAG ATTACAAGATAATCAAGAAAATTGGAGAAGGGACATTTTCAGAAGTGGTGAAGGCTCAAAGCCTGAAAGATGGGAAATATTATGCTTGTAAAACGATGAAGCAGTCACTCAGCAG CCTGGAACAGGCCAACAACCTGCGAGAAGTCCAGGCCATGAAGAAACTGAACCCTCACCCCAACATCATTCAGCTGCATGAATTGATATT TGACAAAGAATCAGGGACCCTGTCCTTGGTATGTGAGCTGATGGAGATGAACATCTATGAGTACATACGAG GGAGGCAACAACCTTTGCCAGAAAGTAAAATCAGACACTACATGTATCAACTTTGCAAGTCACTCGATCACATGCATAG CAATGGGATCTTCCACCGTGATGTTAAGCCAGAGAACATTCTAATCAAA CATGATGTGCTCAAACTAGGAGACTTTGGCTCATGCAGGAGTTTGCACTCCAAGCCCCCCTACACAGAGTACATCTCCACCCGCTGGTACAGAGCCCCAGAGTGCCTCCTTACAGACGGCTATTACTCACACAAGATGGACATGTGGAGTGTAGGATGTGTTTTCTACGAGATCATCAG TCTCAGCCCTCTGTTTCCGGGTACCAACGAGTTGGATCAGGTGACCAAGATCCATGATGTTTTGGGTACACCTGACAGCAGTCTTCTTCAAAAATTCAGGCA GTCTAGGGCGATGCGTTTTGACTTCCCTCCACGGAAGGGCAGTGGGATCTCTCGGCTCATCCCAAACTGTTCTGCGCCCAGTCTGTCATTGCTCTACCAGATGCTGGCCTACGACCCAGAGGAGCGCATTGGCTCACGAGCGGCGCTACAACACGCCTATTTTAGAGAGCTACG GCTGGCAGAGAGGAGAGCTGATAGTCTGCACAGGGCCATTgggactgtagagggaggacAGAGCAGTGGGACCCCCAACTCTGTGGATCACGTGTGGCGCATGGCCAGACAGGGCAGGAGGCAG CACAACATAAAGCATGTTGCCGAGCCTCGGATCAGACGCAACGCCCAACATTATCCAGTGGAATTACCAAAGCTCAATGTGGTAGTGCCTGCACCCCAGATCACCTACCCTGGTACAGCTCTTACCATCACTCACCGTGGGTCCCCCCTTCCAGTCATCACGTCAAAAAAGTGCCACTTGCGGTTGGCTAAG CCAAGGGATGAGTCCTACTGCTCTGCTTTCAAGACCTACTACATGCCTCCTTTGGACAGGAAACGTGGTGGCTGCTGA
- the LOC120023695 gene encoding MAPK/MAK/MRK overlapping kinase-like isoform X2, whose amino-acid sequence MDNYKIIKKIGEGTFSEVVKAQSLKDGKYYACKTMKQSLSSLEQANNLREVQAMKKLNPHPNIIQLHELIFDKESGTLSLVCELMEMNIYEYIRGRQQPLPESKIRHYMYQLCKSLDHMHSNGIFHRDVKPENILIKHDVLKLGDFGSCRSLHSKPPYTEYISTRWYRAPECLLTDGYYSHKMDMWSVGCVFYEIISLSPLFPGTNELDQVTKIHDVLGTPDSSLLQKFRQSRAMRFDFPPRKGSGISRLIPNCSAPSLSLLYQMLAYDPEERIGSRAALQHAYFRELRLAERRADSLHRAIGTVEGGQSSGTPNSVDHVWRMARQGRRQHNIKHVAEPRIRRNAQHYPVELPKLNVVVPAPQITYPGTALTITHRGSPLPVITSKKCHLRLAKPRDESYCSAFKTYYMPPLDRKRGGC is encoded by the exons ATGGATA ATTACAAGATAATCAAGAAAATTGGAGAAGGGACATTTTCAGAAGTGGTGAAGGCTCAAAGCCTGAAAGATGGGAAATATTATGCTTGTAAAACGATGAAGCAGTCACTCAGCAG CCTGGAACAGGCCAACAACCTGCGAGAAGTCCAGGCCATGAAGAAACTGAACCCTCACCCCAACATCATTCAGCTGCATGAATTGATATT TGACAAAGAATCAGGGACCCTGTCCTTGGTATGTGAGCTGATGGAGATGAACATCTATGAGTACATACGAG GGAGGCAACAACCTTTGCCAGAAAGTAAAATCAGACACTACATGTATCAACTTTGCAAGTCACTCGATCACATGCATAG CAATGGGATCTTCCACCGTGATGTTAAGCCAGAGAACATTCTAATCAAA CATGATGTGCTCAAACTAGGAGACTTTGGCTCATGCAGGAGTTTGCACTCCAAGCCCCCCTACACAGAGTACATCTCCACCCGCTGGTACAGAGCCCCAGAGTGCCTCCTTACAGACGGCTATTACTCACACAAGATGGACATGTGGAGTGTAGGATGTGTTTTCTACGAGATCATCAG TCTCAGCCCTCTGTTTCCGGGTACCAACGAGTTGGATCAGGTGACCAAGATCCATGATGTTTTGGGTACACCTGACAGCAGTCTTCTTCAAAAATTCAGGCA GTCTAGGGCGATGCGTTTTGACTTCCCTCCACGGAAGGGCAGTGGGATCTCTCGGCTCATCCCAAACTGTTCTGCGCCCAGTCTGTCATTGCTCTACCAGATGCTGGCCTACGACCCAGAGGAGCGCATTGGCTCACGAGCGGCGCTACAACACGCCTATTTTAGAGAGCTACG GCTGGCAGAGAGGAGAGCTGATAGTCTGCACAGGGCCATTgggactgtagagggaggacAGAGCAGTGGGACCCCCAACTCTGTGGATCACGTGTGGCGCATGGCCAGACAGGGCAGGAGGCAG CACAACATAAAGCATGTTGCCGAGCCTCGGATCAGACGCAACGCCCAACATTATCCAGTGGAATTACCAAAGCTCAATGTGGTAGTGCCTGCACCCCAGATCACCTACCCTGGTACAGCTCTTACCATCACTCACCGTGGGTCCCCCCTTCCAGTCATCACGTCAAAAAAGTGCCACTTGCGGTTGGCTAAG CCAAGGGATGAGTCCTACTGCTCTGCTTTCAAGACCTACTACATGCCTCCTTTGGACAGGAAACGTGGTGGCTGCTGA
- the LOC120023608 gene encoding nuclear export mediator factor Nemf-like has protein sequence MKTRFNTVDIRAVIAEINANYLGMRVNNVYDIDTKTYLIRLQKPDTKSILLVESGLRIHSTDFEWPKNMMPSGFAMKCRKHLKSRRLTQVKQLGVDRIVDIQFGSDEAAYHLIVELYDRGNIILADHEYTILNLLRFRTAEGEEDVKIAVRERYPVENARPPEPLISMERLTEVLLKATNGEQVKRVLNPHLPYGATLIEHCLMEVGLPGFIKVDSQFDAARDAPKILDALQMAEDYMEKTASFDGKGYIIQKCEKKPSLAPEKPEELLTYEEFHPFLFAQHANSHYVEFDTFDKAVDEFYSKMESQRIDVKALQQEKQALKKLDNVKRDHVQRLEALHQLQEVDRLRGELVEMNLPIVERALQVVRSALANQVDWAEIGLIVKEAQAAGDPVACAIKELKLQTNHITMLLKNPYIVPEEVEEEDVAEVAEEKKGKKNKNKDKGQKGKPKKDQPMLVDVDLSLSAYANAKKYYDHKRTAAKKEQKTVEAAQKAFKSAEKKTKQTLKEVQTVTTIQKARKVYWFEKFLWFISSENYLIIAGRDQQQNEIIVKRYLRAGDIYVHADLHGATSCVIKNPSGVPIPPRTLTEAGTMAVCYSAAWDAKVITSAWWVHHHQVTKSAPTGEYLTTGSFMIRGKKNFMPPSYLMMGFSFLFKVDEQCVFRHRGERKVKTIDEDISDVTSSTAELLEDGEELIGDDSSNEGEGEDGGGDGKKNGVEVKVEKATEGAEAEHKEDGDAKELDDMKEEAEEDEVEGLKVKSDGESAEFSFPDTTISLSHLQSTRETQSAGFKKVSIQVDVEAQKEGGKHITAKQRREEKKGKQDLSETQEEEGKIEETHGASAANQKTKSEGGGGASQQPLKRHQKNKLKKIKEKYKDQDEEDRELMMKLLGSAGSTKEEKPKKGKKGKGKDEVLRKAPQKQAQRPRPQEVILKKPEGEAEGLAGEEGAAPEQDDKEGDEQDQDNPGAEEAEKLLNSLTGQPHPEDVLLFAVPVCAPYTALSNYKHKVKLTPGTQKKGKAARTAVFSFMKAREASTREKDLFRSVKDTDLSRNIPGKVKVSAPNLMAAKKK, from the exons ATGAAAACAAGATTCAATACCGTGGATATCAGAGCGGTTATTGCTGAGATAAATGCTAA TTACCTTGGTATGCGCGTAAACAACGTGTATGACATCGACACCAAGACCTATCTCATCCGGTTGCAAAA gcCTGACACCAAATCTATTCTACTGGTTGAATCTGGACTCCGCATTCATTCTACAGACTTTGAATGGCCCAAAAATATGATGCCCTCTGGCTTTGCCATGAAA TGTCGAAAGCATCTCAAGTCAAGACGACTAACACAGGTGAAGCAGCTTGGGGTTGACAGGATTGTTGACATCCAGTTTGGCTCAGATGAGGCTGCTTACCATCTGATAGTGGAACTCTATGACAGG GGTAACATTATCCTGGCGGACCACGAGTACACCATTCTGAACCTGCTGCGCTTCCGCacagcagagggagaggaagatgtGAAGATAGCGGTGAGGGAGAGGTACCCTGTGGAGAACGCCAGGCCCCCAGAGCCCCTCATCAGCATGGAGAG ACTCACTGAAGTCCTGTTGAAGGCCACGAATGGAGAACAGGTGAAAAGGGTCCTCAATCCCCACCTTC CATATGGGGCTACTCTCATAGAGCACTGTCTGATGGAAGTGGGACTCCCCGGGTTCATCAAAGTGGACAGCCAGTTTGATGCTGCACGAG ATGCACCCAAAATCCTCGATGCCCTGCAAATGGCAGAAGATTATATGGAGAAAACGGCAAGCTTCGATGGAAAG GGCTACATCATCCAAAAATGTGAGAAGAAACCAAGTTTAGCCCCAGAGAAACCTGAAGAATTGCTCAC ATATGAGGAATTCCATCCCTTCCTCTTTGCCCAACATGCAAATAGCCACTATGTTGAGTTTGATACGTTTGACAAG GCAGTGGACGAATTCTactccaagatggagagtcagaGGATTGACGTGAAGGCCCTGCAGCAGGAGAAACAGGCTCTGAAAAAGCTGGACAATGTCAAGAGGGACCACGTGCAGAGGCTGGAGGCACTGCACCAACTTCAG GAGGTAGACAGGCTTAGGGGCGAGCTGGTGGAGATGAACTTGCCCATAGTGGAGAGGGCTCTGCAGGTGGTGCGGAGCGCCCTGgccaaccaggtggactgggccGAGATAGGGCTGATCGTCAAGGAGGCCCAGGCTGCCGGAGACCCAGTGGCCTGCGCCATCAAGGAGCTGAAGCTGCAGACCAACCACATCACAATGCTTTTAAA GAACCCATACATTGTCCCAGAGGAAGTAGAGGAGGAAGATGTAGCCGAGGTGGCTGAAGAGAAAAAGgggaagaagaacaagaacaaagACAAGGGTCAGAAGGGCAAGCCCAAGAAGGACCAGCCCATGCTGGTGGATGTGGACCTCAGCTTGTCAGCTTACGCCAATGCCAAAAA ATACTACGACCACAAGCGAACCGCTGCTAAGAAAGAGCAGAAAACCGTGGAGGCAGCCCAGAAG GCTTTCAAATCTGCTGAGAAGAAGACCAAGCAAACCCTTAAAGAGGTCCAAACGGTTACGACCATTCAGAAGGCCAGGAAAGTCTACTG GTTTGAGAAGTTCCTGTGGTTCATCAGCTCAGAAAATTACCTCATCATCGCCGGACGTGACCAGCAACAGAATGAAATTATCGTTAAGCGCTACTTGAGGGCTG GGGATATCTACGTTCACGCTGACCTCCATGGAGCTACTAGTTGTGTCATCAAGAACCCATCTG GTGTGCCCATTCCTCCACGCACCTTGACCGAGGCGGGCACCATGGCCGTGTGCTACAGTGCAGCCTGGGACGCCAAGGTCATCACCAGCGCATGGTGGGTGCACCACCACCAG gtGACTAAGTCGGCCCCCACTggagaatacctgaccactggaAGTTTCATGATCCGAG GAAAGAAGAACTTTATGCCGCCCTCTTATTTAATGATGGGTTTCAGCTTTCTCTTCAAG GTAGATGAGCAGTGTGTATTCAGACACCGGGGTGAGAGGAAGGTCAAGACCATTGACGAGGACATTTCGGATGTGACGTCCAGCACAGCAGAGCTACTAGAGGATGGGGAGGAGCTTATAG GGGATGACAGTAGCaacgagggagagggggaagacggaggaggagatggaaagaAGAATGGAGTGGAGGTAAAAGTAGAGAAAGCCACCGAAGGGGCAGAGGCTGAACATAAGGAGGATGGAGATGCTAAAGAACTGGATGACATgaaggaggaagcagaggaggatGAGGTGGAGGGGCTCAAGGTGAAGAGTGATGGGGAGAGTGCAGAGTTCAGTTTtccagacaccaccatctccctGTCCCACTTGCAGTCCACCAG gGAAACCCAAAGTGCTGGTTTCAAAAAGGTGTCCATTCAG GTTGATGTGGAGGCGCAAAAAGAGGGGGGGAAACACATTACAGCCAAGCAAAGAAG GGAGGAGAAGAAGGGGAAACAGGATCTTTCTGAAACTCAGGAAGAAGAGGGAAAGATCGAGGAGACGCATGGTGCCTCCGCAGCCAATCAGAAAACCAAGAGCGAAGGAGGGGGAGGAGCCTCTCAGCAACCTCTTAAGAGACATCAAAAG AACAAGCTGAAGAAAATAAAAGAGAAGTACAAAGACCAAGACGAAGAGGATCGGGAGCTGATGATGAAATTGTTGGGG TCTGCTGGCTCCACTAAGGAAGAGAAGCCTAAGAAGGGCAAGAAGGGGAAGGGCAAAGACGAGGTGTTGAGAAAAGCACCTCAGAAGCAAGCCCAGAGACCTCGTCCTCAGGAGGTCATCTTAAAGAAACCAGAAGGGGAAGCGGAGGGTCTGGCTGGGGAGGAGGGAGCAGCACCTGAACAggatgacaag GAAGGAGATGAACAGGACCAAGACAACCCTGGAGCAGAG GAAGCAGAGAAACTGCTGAATTCTCTGACGGGCCAACCCCACCCAGAGGATGTGTTGCTGTTCGCTGTGCCAGTCTGTGCCCCCTACACTGCCCTCTCCAACTACAA GCACAAGGTGAAGTTGACACCAGGGACCCAGAAGAAAGGAAAAG